The Malus domestica chromosome 10, GDT2T_hap1 genome contains a region encoding:
- the LOC139188380 gene encoding uncharacterized protein codes for MGFICCMNLQFNNIFPLFLTLSSSSSGFGTNSLFILVDWFPALSRCIPVLRALSPGVFQFFENQNFKRHSSSQGGQDQGQFQRAMRGRAPIAAPRAAQLAQGGGRGGDRGGPTRGRGRQRLQHGQRRGRRSPEVDLMKEIYNQDELSYFHTFELNTYSSVESFVQHALSVEDVDNHKGVSPIHEVFFVMRQGEGRNRQDTPMRVEDAMREGWLAVRDRLQCVQARYRQNVVGNVRFEIDGANYVYYPRRKFESLEHLDNCIIELPGNNQDGHIGQEDYVMHAGNNDLTVHTREAFVDYDETRGWLRAVTRLHCVRKMVE; via the exons ATGGGTTTCATATGTTGTATGAATTTACAATTTAACAATATTTTCCCTCTCTTCCTCACcctgtcttcttcttcttctggattTGGAACCAACTCATTGTTCATTCTGGTGGATTGGTTTCCAGCTCTCTCCAGGTGTATTCCAGTTCTTCGAG CTCTCTCTCCAGGTGTATTCCAGTTCTTCGAG AACCAAAATTTTAAGAGACATTCTAGCAGCCAGGGAGGCCAAGACCAAGGCCAGTTCCAGAGAGCTATGAGAGGAAGAGCTCCTATTGCCGCCCCTAGAGCAGCGCAATTGGCTCAAGGGGGTGGCCGTGGAGGCGACAGAGGAGGGCCTACACGGGGCAGAGGTAGACAGCGTCTACAACATGGCCAGAGGCGAGGTAGAAGGAGTCCAGAAGTTGATCTAATGAAGGAAATTTATAATCAGGATGAGCTCTCATACTTCCACACGTTCGAATTGAACACTTACAGCTCTGTTGAGTCGTTTGTGCAGCACGCTCTGAGTGTTGAAGATGTAGACAACCATAAAGGAGTCAGCCCAATACATGAAGTATTTTTTGTCATGAGGCAAGGGGAAGGCCGAAATCGTCAAGACACTCCAATGAGGGTGGAGGATGCAATGAGAGAAGGGTGGCTCGCAGTGAGGGACCGTTTGCAATGTGTACAAGCACGTTATCGGCAAAATGTAGTTGGAAATGTACGGTTTGAGATCGATGGGGCTAATTATGTCTACTATCCTAGGAGGAAATTTGAGTCCTTAGAACATCTGGATAATTGCATTATAGAGTTGCCGGGAAACAATCAGGACGGCCACATCGGCCAGGAGGATTATGTGATGCATGCCGGTAACAATGACTTAACCGTGCATACCAGGGAAGCATTTGTGGATTACGATGAGACACGAGGATGGTTGAGGGCAGTTACTAGGCTCCACTGCGTGCGCAAGATGGTGGAGTAG
- the LOC103446718 gene encoding protein S40-5-like, producing MAKGRKLTQSRSERLLGTYSGYSHAHDSPELGEDDVWSMVNSVDEREDHETENSQGEWSPHAFPESTVGIQARKGRHIARDDRNVGGLSLAFDDSGKTASSPRIVHQFRGHDSVASPRGHHMATSAPVNVPDWSKILRVDSVDSLYEMGDGLDGNDSEMIPPHEYLAREHTRGATSVFEGVGRTLKGRDMRRVRDAVWSRTGFDG from the coding sequence ATGGCGAAGGGCCGGAAACTGACGCAGAGCCGCAGCGAACGGTTGCTCGGGACCTACAGCGGCTACAGCCACGCCCATGACTCGCCGGAGCTCGGCGAGGACGATGTCTGGTCGATGGTCAACAGCGTCGACGAGAGGGAGGACCACGAAACCGAGAACTCGCAGGGCGAATGGAGCCCACACGCCTTCCCGGAGAGCACCGTTGGTATTCAGGCAAGGAAGGGCCGCCATATTGCCAGAGACGACCGCAACGTGGGCGGGCTGTCATTGGCCTTTGACGATTCTGGCAAGACGGCGTCGTCGCCTCGGATCGTGCACCAGTTCCGCGGACACGACAGCGTGGCGTCCCCACGTGGGCACCACATGGCCACGTCAGCTCCGGTGAACGTGCCTGACTGGAGCAAAATTCTCCGGGTCGACTCGGTGGACTCGCTGTATGAAATGGGCGACGGGTTAGATGGCAATGACTCGGAGATGATTCCCCCACACGAGTACCTGGCGCGTGAGCACACGCGCGGCGCGACGTCGGTTTTCGAAGGCGTAGGGCGAACCTTGAAGGGCCGGGACATGAGGCGGGTCAGGGATGCAGTGTGGAGCCGGACCGGGTTTGATGGATAA